The Nitrospirota bacterium genome contains a region encoding:
- a CDS encoding flagellar hook assembly protein FlgD, whose amino-acid sequence MDTTGLNSLGSNAFLRLLTTQLKYQDPLKPMDNTQFVSQLAQFSQLEQLSSINKSVTSSSDAITSMNNKSLANLIGKNVLAEGGTVALANGNSSSMAYELKGDAAKVEINISDSAGKVVRTMQMGPQVAGIQTLSWDGLSDAGTSLPQGGYTYSVSAKNVQGLPVSATTYTQGQVNGVIYDQGSAYLIINGEKVPASGLLQIY is encoded by the coding sequence ATGGACACAACAGGATTAAATTCATTAGGTTCCAATGCATTTTTACGGCTTTTAACCACTCAGCTGAAATATCAGGATCCGCTCAAGCCGATGGATAATACCCAATTCGTTTCTCAACTGGCTCAATTCAGTCAGTTGGAGCAATTGAGTTCCATTAACAAGAGCGTGACCTCCTCTTCTGATGCGATTACCTCCATGAACAATAAAAGTTTGGCGAATCTCATCGGAAAAAACGTGCTGGCCGAAGGGGGAACAGTTGCATTGGCCAATGGAAATTCTTCGTCCATGGCGTATGAATTAAAGGGAGATGCTGCTAAGGTAGAAATCAACATATCAGACAGCGCGGGAAAGGTTGTCCGTACGATGCAGATGGGCCCGCAGGTTGCAGGAATTCAAACCCTTTCATGGGATGGATTATCGGATGCCGGAACCTCCTTACCTCAGGGAGGCTATACCTATTCAGTTTCGGCAAAGAACGTCCAGGGACTTCCTGTATCAGCAACGACTTACACCCAGGGACAGGTCAACGGGGTGATATATGACCAGGGGTCGGCCTACTTGATCATTAACGGAGAGAAAGTGCCGGCGTCAGGTTTACTTCAGATTTATTAA